The genomic window TTCTCCCATAGTTGCTAACTAACTCCATAGAGTTTTATCACTCTATCACAGAAGTGGAGAAATGGTCAGACTCTTAGTGTcatctaacaaaaaaaaaaaacttttttaatacCTGGTATGCAGGACCGGATGTATTGCATATACAAAGTTCATTTCCATCCAAAGGGAAAGCACAATGCTGCCTACTGCATGCAAGCTGAACATGGGATGCAGACTCCTTGGATACAACCAGGTACTTCTCTATAACTATGTCATCTGCACAGCCATCACTGTTGGAGAAAAGTGGGCTTTCCATTTTCAACCTAAGTACAAAGACAAATAAGATGATACTCATATTTTTAACATAGATAATAATCTGTTTTCAATTACTAGAATAATTAAACATACAACACATATCAGACCTAGGTATTCATCTCTCTGCCCAAGtttccaagaaaaagaaatctaccAGGAATTCTGTTGGTATCCATCTCACTCCTCCCCTCCAGTGGCCCATCACACTTCTGCCCCAGCTGATCCTTCCGTTAGGTATGAAACAGCCTTGACAGCTATCAAGAGAGTGTGCCAACAAAAAGCGGGACAAAGGACATGGCCATCTAGTTATCTGGCTAGTCAGTGAATTTGAAGAATCTCACTATGAAGTCCCTCACTAGTTAGGCTTGAGGCAGGCAGGTAGTGAGGAAAGCCAGAAGACCATCCTCCTCCCCACCAACACCACTATGGCAATGAATTCCTGGTAcgtaataaaaccaatagttgCAAGGCTGAGAAAGCCCATCTTGTGGAAATATGAACTAAGGTCTGATAAGACCTTCATCTGGCGCCAGCACACACCCCGAAGGCTGGACACCCACCTCAGAAGCTCcatcaggaacaaaggccaggaaaggactttcaaagaagaccatcaactactCCCAAGTCTACCCACTTGGAAACCACCCTAGCAGTTGACTCTTACCTAGCTGGAAAAGTCCAATGTGCAGCAGtttgggaaaaaccctataaaagccaacttgaacaaaggaagcacacaaATATCTTGCTGGAgtccatgtgctgcctgtgcctaTGTGCATGTGGTGCCCAAGTACATGTCAcctgtatctcccctcttgagacggaTACTTTCATACCTATGCTGAGATGTGTAGTGGGGCTCTcttcacctttggagaagcccgtgttctctctctctctctctctctctctctctctctctctctctctctctctctctctctctctctctctctctctctctctctctctctctccttccctccctctgtgtgtgtctatctctctgtctctgtctctctccctccctccctcccttcctccccttccaccAAATAACATCCTGTTGGTTTGGGGTCTTTTGTAGGTAAAGCCTAGGACTGAATttactttcctgcaaagagcaattcctcactccaaccTGAGTGTACAGCTGCtcaagaaatcaggtggtggggactAACTCCCATGCCATGCTGCCTCGTGTGGCTAGGGGGACATGAGGTCCATGCCACCTAAGGACTCATCAGGGCTATTCCCAGGgtagcagaggtggatcaggagttAGTGGCAGACCCCCTTCACAAGGTAGCTGTCTCTCCCCTgggcttcacataagtcacctggggATCCCACCATCAGAGGAAATTCCAAACATCCGATTGTTTGGTCAGCAGGCTGGCTGTGTGGACAGAACCTGGATTGGCTTCCTAGGAAGTGAAGGCCAAGGCAGGCAAGTTGGTCCTGAGTCAGAAAGGTTTGGAAGGCTAGAAAGCAGTCTTGGAGGAGATGGCCTGGCATGATGAGAGATCATCTGACCACCGAAAGAGCTTCCACGCCAACTCAGACCGTGGAGAGCCACAAAGGCTGCCCAGTCACCAGGGACTCCACAGTAGTCTTGGGTCACCGTGGAAACCGCCCGTTTGTTCATCTCTTCAAGTCTGAGGACAGCCACAGGCCAGGGCCACCTTGAACCTCAGCCACCTCGCACCTCAGTGTCCTCCAACCTGGGCCATCTTCTACCTCAGCCATCTTATGTGGGATTCACCTCCCACCTCAGTGCCCTCAGATGGGGACGCCCCCCCACCTCAGTCACCTCCCGCGGGGCCCCTCGCAACTCAGTGCCCTCAGGTtggccccctcccacctcagTCACCTTCAGCGAGACCACCTCGCCCCAACTGAGGGCGCGTGAGGCCGGCCGTGACCCCAACAGCTCCTCGAGCGGCCGCCAGCGCCGCCCCGCACCGCCCCGCGAGCGCCAGCCACAAGGAAGACCCTCAGCGCTCAGAAGCCCCGACCCGCGCGAGCGCCTCTTCGCTGACACCTCCTACCCGGCGGTGCCGGGCCACGCCCCCAGCGGTCGCCGTGGCAACCGGCAGCCTCAACCCCGCCCCGTTCTCGCGAGAGCGCGGCCCGCCCACTTCCGGGCTGCTGACTTccggctcggcggcggcggcggagcggAGCCCGCGGCCTGCCCTGCGCGCCATGCCGGCCCCAGGGCCGCgcgcgctgctgctgctgctgccgctgctgctgctgggcgcggcgggcggcgtgGACGAGGATGAGGTGCCCGGCGACTGGGTGCTGCTGCACGTGGTGCAGGGCCACATCGGCGCGGGCAACTACAGCTACCTGCGCCTCCACCACGAGGGCCGCATCGTGCTGCGCATGCGCAGCCTGCGTGGCGACGCCGACCTCTACGTGTCCGACAGCACCCTGCACCCCAGCTTCGACGACTACGCGCTGCAGTCGGCCACGTGCGGTCGCGACCTCGTGGCCATCCCGGGCCACTTCCAGCGGCCCGTGGGCATTGGCATCTACGGGCACCCGTCGCACCTGGAGAGCGAGTTCGAGATGAAGGTGTACCACGACCGCACGCCCGAGCAGGGGCCCGatgccgccgcccgcgccgccgtgCCGCCGGGCCCGGTGCCCGAGGACGGCCCGCACGACGAGGACTCGCTGCTCTGGACCGTGCTCGTGGGCCTGCTCAAGCTGGTGCTGGAGGTCCTCTTCTGACGCTGCCCGCCCGCGACCTTGCGACTCATCGGCTCCGGCATCCTTCCACCACCGAGTAACGTTCCTCCTGCTACCACCTGGCGCCAGCAGGAAACCAGGAGGGTCAggaaaaactcatcaaaaaacCAAGCCGAAGTGACTTTAAGGCTAGTCGTGGAATAGTTACTAGTTTCCCGTGAAGGTGCCAGTTGCCTACTGGGTTTCTGCAGAGCTAAAGGACCAAGAAATGTAAAAGCTCCTGAAAGACGAACTCTGCCTGAAATTGGTTTCAAGGGTAGGAGTAGTTTATACGAGAATAGTTTATATGAGACGAATCAACTTGCAGATTTTTAAAACACATACTTTCAAAAATCTTTTATTGGCATAAAAATGAGAATGTTGTAAATAAATTGGCAccaaatatttcacttaaatCCATATTGCAATATTGAGATCAAAAAGCTATCCCTCTTTGCTGCTTTTCCCCCTTCTGCCCACTTTCCTGGGTGTTGGGGGGGCTCGCTGACAACAGTCACATATCCAGCGACCTAGGAAGAAAATGGTTGTTACAGAATGAATTTCATTCTTCAGGAATGAATTTCAAACCCACGTATGATGTAAGGCTCTCCTTAGCAATTCCTTTACACACTGCCCCTAGGGATCAGTTTCGGGAAGGTTTCAGGTGGATTCCCACTTCAGGCGTATTGCTGTGTCTGTCCACTGCCATGTGAATTACTGAAAGTGAGGTAAGGGATCAAGAACAGTGCAACAATCTCTAAAACCTTTAAAATGTTAGGGTAGTTCTTTCCTAAATGCAAACATGGTCTTTGAAAGATAGAAACAATAAATCTTACATAAAACCTATTCCTAAAGGTAGCTTATTTTCAGCCTTTTTCTTTGATGCTTTCACTGGCAGCTGTGTCTAAGACCATCTTCAAGTCTGGTATGTATGCTGAGGACAGCACATTAGAACTTAAACAGTACTTGCCAGCAGGAAACAAATTGCTACATACTTGATGTGAATGACTATTAAACCTTAATTATTTAACTTCCTAATGATTTCCAGGAAACTTCTAGGTACATGTTTATAGAATATTATACAGTGCTAGCTAACCATGCAAGTTCTAAAATTACACAATTATCTGTGTGCGGTTTTAGTCCAATTACTGTGATTTATTCAATAataggtttatttttaaagttacctGGAATTGTCATGCAGCCTCAATTTTTAGAAATCTGGTTTAATAATTGTAAAGGAATAGCAGTCATTCTGTTAAgtatacagaaataaaatcaagCCTTTGAAACAAACTGATACTTGCTGATTTAGATATTTGGCAAATTTGTCATTATCACTCTACCCTGAATTTTACTTCCAAAACTTAGTAGGCTAGCACTCGTTTGTCTAATAAAGGCGGCTGTGACATGGGTAATGCTGGTCCAGTCCCTTCACTCAAAGATAATGTTACTTTTCTTTAATCTTTACCTGATGGAATAGCACCAAGGCCCACACAAAAAGTATGATAACCTCTGTCACACACATCACAGAACATCATTTCTTCTTCATGGTGGGGTTGTCCACATATAATGCAAGTTTTACATTCCATGCATTGCCATGGGTAGGTCTTAATGATAGAAACAAGCTCCATAGTCATATCCAGGCAAGAAGGATGGCCTAAATCAGAACCAATATTAGTAGTtttcacacaaatattttttaacaatatGGCATAAATAAAATGCTAGTTTGCTTTAGGATTTCTCATGAGTGGCTATAATGGGGCcaggcagtacagcaggtaaggtgcttgcctacaTATGGTTGATCCAggcttgctccccagcaccacataggatgACAGCCACACCAGGAGAGATCACGGAGTACCACCTCTGTGGCCCAGCCGCCCTCTTCCCCAACCCCTGGCCCTCAGGAAAATAAAGTGGCTATAATGTTTGATCaccaaaaggaaatgaaaatacaatgcaaagaaaatacaaaaatacaagaaaatcttTTCATactagctggagtgatagtacaatgaatagAACATTAGCCTTgaatgtagccgacctgggttggatccctggcatcccacactcccctacccccgccccagcactgtcagaagtaattcctgagtgcagagccagaggtaacggtaaccaggagtcacccctgagcttggcagggtatgatccaaaaattaccccctcccctccaaaataaGAGAAAGTACTTCCTCAACAGACTGCCCCACACCTTATAAATTACCCTGTGTCTGATGATTCTTTGGTTCCAACTCTAGGTGACAAGTAAAAAtcctagatttttttaattgaagcaatAAATGAGGTGGTTAATATTTTAAGAAGACATTCCAGTACTTACCACTATTGTCACATTGAGAGCAGTGTATAAGTGATTCAGCCTTGCCTTTCTTGTTGGACTCCTTACCCTTCAGACAAATTCCACATATAGCATTTGGAATGACCTTTGGCTGGAAGGGTAGAAGAGGGCTATAAAATCATGCCAAAAGAACTTACTATGGGTTCAAAAGGAATTCTGTAACGGTACTGCCTTATCTTTACTTTTTGTTAAGCTGCTAATGGGAACCTTCACAAGATACAAGTTGACATGAATTTGTTTGCAACATACATGGACCTTATACAAACTAAAGccttatatttaattttgaaatttgtcACGGCATGATCTCAAATAGGATTAAATATAGCATTCTACATTCCATAGATAATAAAATCTTCATAATGAACTGAAACTAAATGCAGTGTCAAGTTACACtttgggaaaagaaaaaccaagtgACAAATGACCATAACGTGAATTAGGCTTATTAGACAAGAGTTGTAAGCAACTTacatatactgattttttttaaatgacatttgctAGTATTGTATAATTAGGgccataaaataacaaaattcaatgtttcaacatttttaaataagaaatgtcTTATGGATATATTGTCATATGCATAAATGCAGAAAACCAAAGCGTAATTTTTTCCTTACATATCTAATAACAGAGGTTGTGCTTAAAGGAAAAAACACTATCAGatacaaaacataaaagaaaatttttcagagaagcaaaattaaaaaagctaAGTAGGAATTGCAGATACTCTTCTATTTCAAGTaccattcatttttttcagattaaaaacaAGCACAAATCCAATGATGGTTTTTTCAGGCTTTCATACAATATTTAGCAACACAAGAAAAGggacaaagggaaagaaaaagtttTACTACACCGAAAATTACCAGGGAAGTAATTTTACTCAAATGTAACACATCTGAATATCACAACTTTCACCATAATGAAATGAAGTTTATGCACACTGTAATAAatgcctgtgtgtttgtgtgtatacatatatatatatatatatatatatgtatatatgtatatacacacacagcaaaagaaaaacagcatGGGTTAAACATGAAATGGTGGTCAAGAGAATGTgggtgtacatgtatgtatgtgtttatctATGACtgggataaaattattttaaatatcattattatatttctatttcattctaATCCAATTCATCTGTTTCCCTTTCCTGAGTTACTACACCAAAGAGAAGCCTAAATAATGCCTAATGTATCTAGTTCTCTGGCTTTGAAATGTTTCACTGCCTTCATAACTTGTAAGGCCTAAATAATACTTTCTTaactctttatatattttttaacttataaaagTATCTTTCTTAGCAAAAGATGACAGAggcattcaaaaataatttttggcttatttatttaaaaaagtcaaccttatacataaatataataaaaacaataactaaACAATCACAAATATCTCTACAAAATAAATATCATGGAAgttaaaacatacatataaagcTTGACCATTGGCTATTCTACATCTCCTGTATTTAGACCTTGATACCCTGCTCCCCCAACAAAAGGATAGTGTCACATGCTCAAACCTTTTAAGTATCGCAGTGTAGTTACCCTGTTGTTGCTATAGTCTAAGCATTAGGTTCTCAttctatttcctaaataaatataaatattacctAAATAAAAATAGCTAGGAAGTGCACTTCTATGACCCAAGTTCTGGTTCAATTATGATCAAATCTGTCACTGCCATAATATACAGCAGGAAATTACCTCTCAATTCATCAAACTAAGAAATATCTTTTAGTTACGGTACTTGTGCGAAGtgtaaaagatatatttatttagcaCTTGCAGTTTAGATACTGGCATACTAAGCACTCTGATATCTAGAATCAAGGAAAGTAATCACACAATGTTCAGTTCTAAAGAGAACTCCTCATAAGAGACCCTTTACAAAAgtcaaatagaataaaatacaaagcTAATCATTCACATTCTAGAGCAATTCAAGTTCTACAATCATTAGATTATACATTAAGCACCTATAATAAAAGGGCCACCAAGAAAATTCTAGGTTTACTTCTAAGCTTAAAAATAGTGTTTTGTTAAACCACATAAAGTTTTTCTTACCCAATAGTCTTCGTCTCcatgaaaaaaaggaagagagaggattggagaagagaaagaaaaagacagagctTCATAGCGTTTTGTATGGTGATGCGGCAGCTCCAAAAACCTCACTGTTCATGCACAGAGAGGTCTCTAGGAAGACACACTGTTCACAGCCAGCTgccaatgcacacacacaacaccagcAGCTGGTTGGGAAACTAGTCTCTTCTGGGTACTAATGAGCTGATGGAGGAGAAAGGAAACTGCGTAGAACTCCCCGAAGGTTAACAGGACAGAACCCTACGTCTGAGTACGTCAGCCAGGTCCACTTCTAATCACTGCAACAACATCAAGGTTTCACCACTACAAGAATGTTAAAACATTCATCCAAATAGCTCTATATATCTCCAATAAAATGCTTCAAAAATCAACCAAAAGTGAGACTTTCATAACACACAGCATAGATTTTAATTATATACTTATAACATAGGCTTGAATCCTAACAATTATGCTTTAATTTCAGGTTAATGTAACCTAAACAACAACACTGTCCTACAGATTAAGGGCAAGCACTAGCGAATCTTATGAAGCAAGACATCAGATACATTATCATAACTTCCATTTTAAAACTAAGACCTTCAGCTTGAAATACCCCAATATTTAGGCACATCTtggtttattaatatttttcatagagAGGTTAATTCTTAATAAACATATTCACATTAATGTACTAAGTCTAGATACTTGCTCCAAACTTCGAAATACCTGAAACATTTTTAGGTACTAAAAATGTTCAGATTATAATAAAAAGTATATCCTGCATATTAGACTCCCTTCAGTACTATCAATATAGGTTCATCTATATGACTTATTCACGATTAAATCAATGATAGTGATATTGAATACTTCTTCAATTTTCAGCCTCTATTAAAATGTCAGTATTCTCTTCTGTAACTCATGATTAATCCAGGTGTGTTGTGTGAAAGGTGTACAACACAGACGAGTTCACAGGAAAGTGTGCTTGAAGCTGCTGCTTCTTCCACCAGAAGCTCTTATCAGACTAGTAGCACACATAGGCTAACTTTCCAAAATTTAATATCTGAAGTTCATTTCCTTTCAGTACTTAAGTATGAATTTAAATCGTTAGTTTAAAAGAAATTAGATAAGGAGTATACATGGatgtgagtatatatgtataaaatgtttatatgtgtatgtatatgtatatatggacagAGACGTAAAAACAGTATAAAACCATAAAGGTGTAGCCTCCTGAAGTCATCCTCAAGAGCCCCTTCCTGGTGGAAAGATCCCTACAATTTCCTTGCCATAGATTGAGGAAACATTTTGGGGGAGGGCGATTTGGgcatgggcagtgctcagggctgacaactggctctacgctcaggcagggatcactcttggccaaTTCACGGGACCATActaagtgccaggaatcaaacccaggttggctgcacacagCAGGCATCTTATTCCCTGTACCAATTTTCCAGCCCAAAAAccgtttttgttgggggggggggcacacccagctctatgctcaggagttactcatggctctgcacacaggaattaatcctgatagtgcttgagggaccatatggaatgctggagatcaatgctggtttggctgcatgcaaggcaaaagtaccctgcctgctatactattactctggctcctCAGAACATGTACTTTTATGTTCATTCCATGAAGGCATTCCCTAAATACAGACACCTTCATTTGTTAAGTCACTTTTTTACTTTAAGGAAAAGAAAGGCAACCAAAACACTGGAAGTGTTGGGGTTTGGCTGAGGGAGTCAGCCTGCAGCTCACATGAACCTGTTCTGGATTAGCAGAAGCCCAATTCTGATACACAAGCTGGAACATTTTC from Sorex araneus isolate mSorAra2 chromosome 4, mSorAra2.pri, whole genome shotgun sequence includes these protein-coding regions:
- the C4H6orf120 gene encoding UPF0669 protein C6orf120 homolog — protein: MAWHDERSSDHRKSFHANSDPPRAAASAAPHRPASASHKEDPQRSEAPTRASASSLTPPTRRCRATPPAVAVATGSLNPAPFSRERGPPTSGLLTSGSAAAAERSPRPALRAMPAPGPRALLLLLPLLLLGAAGGVDEDEVPGDWVLLHVVQGHIGAGNYSYLRLHHEGRIVLRMRSLRGDADLYVSDSTLHPSFDDYALQSATCGRDLVAIPGHFQRPVGIGIYGHPSHLESEFEMKVYHDRTPEQGPDAAARAAVPPGPVPEDGPHDEDSLLWTVLVGLLKLVLEVLF